The Streptomyces sp. NBC_00670 genome window below encodes:
- a CDS encoding LacI family DNA-binding transcriptional regulator, giving the protein MAANSTRPTSRDVARAAGVSQAAVSLVFGDKWRGRVSEPTAERVRAAARRLGYRPNLAARNLRLGRTRTVLLVVPALTTEFFGGVYTGAARVAADHGFGLVLYPSPEGVGPARDPFPSARAALDGVIASSMAADALTALRGDELPLVMLDSDPDTGPGAATVNLDIADGMRRVADHLLGLGHRRFLHLAADVPSWTFEVRARELAARLGEIPGTELHTARAPISIEDAVAAARTALSAPGARPTALVCDDDMLAAGAYKAARRLGLRVPDDLSVTGVDDLGLAAALDPELTTVRLDAERFGERGMHALLAVLEGRRVEVGDIPVELVVRGSTAPPGPPRDGAGAARRVDASL; this is encoded by the coding sequence GTGGCAGCCAACAGCACGCGCCCGACCAGCCGGGACGTGGCCCGGGCCGCCGGGGTGTCGCAGGCGGCGGTCTCCCTGGTGTTCGGCGACAAGTGGCGCGGCCGGGTCTCCGAGCCCACCGCCGAGCGGGTCCGCGCCGCCGCCCGCCGGCTCGGTTACCGGCCCAACCTCGCCGCCCGCAACCTCCGCCTCGGCCGCACCCGCACGGTGCTGCTCGTGGTGCCGGCGCTGACCACCGAGTTCTTCGGCGGTGTCTACACCGGCGCCGCCCGCGTCGCCGCCGACCACGGCTTCGGGCTGGTCCTCTACCCCTCCCCCGAGGGCGTCGGCCCCGCCCGCGACCCGTTCCCGTCCGCCCGGGCGGCCCTGGACGGCGTCATCGCCTCCTCCATGGCCGCCGACGCCCTCACCGCGCTGCGCGGCGACGAGCTGCCGCTGGTCATGCTGGACAGCGACCCGGACACCGGCCCGGGCGCCGCCACGGTCAACCTGGACATCGCCGACGGCATGCGCCGGGTCGCCGACCATCTGCTGGGCCTCGGTCACCGGCGGTTCCTGCACCTGGCGGCGGACGTGCCGTCCTGGACCTTCGAGGTGCGCGCACGGGAACTGGCCGCACGCCTCGGCGAGATCCCGGGCACCGAGCTGCACACCGCGCGCGCCCCCATCTCGATCGAGGACGCGGTGGCCGCCGCCCGGACCGCCCTGTCCGCGCCGGGCGCCCGGCCGACCGCGCTGGTGTGCGACGACGACATGCTCGCCGCGGGCGCCTACAAGGCCGCCCGCCGGCTCGGCCTGCGCGTCCCCGACGACCTCTCCGTCACCGGGGTGGACGACCTCGGGCTCGCCGCGGCGCTCGACCCCGAGCTGACGACCGTGCGCCTGGACGCCGAGCGCTTCGGTGAGCGCGGCATGCACGCCCTCCTGGCCGTTCTGGAGGGCCGCCGGGTGGAGGTGGGCGACATCCCGGTGGAGCTGGTCGTCCGCGGCTCCACGGCGCCTCCCGGCCCGCCCCGGGACGGGGCCGGCGCCGCCCGGCGTGTCGACGCGTCGCTCTGA
- a CDS encoding MFS transporter produces MAAGYLEILRTRHAARLLAGTLTGRLPNATAAIALVLFVRAQGGGYGLAGALAAVYGVANAVGQPLLGRLVDLRGQPRVQLPAALASALAMTVLALSGTEPLPLAYAAVAAAGLFTPPLEGGLRALWPSVLRREEQVPTAYAMDAVAQEVMFTVGPLLVTLCVSLWSERAALLVLNAVGVLGALWVVASPPSRAWRSAPREAHWLGALRSPGLLALLGAFLFVGVALGSITVAAVSYADDHGGDAVYGWLMAALGLGALMGGAVYGARRWSGAPERRLRILVALLAVCYLPLMLMPGAPGMVALSVVSGVFLAPCIACAFVLVDRHAPAGTVTEAFSWLVTTFTVGSSVGTGLAGPVVQSGGAAAGFAVPGAAGAVSLLVLLATTRVLAAPPPGAVVACSPENDPNRAAEPRFSSGDRA; encoded by the coding sequence ATGGCCGCGGGGTACCTGGAGATCCTCCGTACGAGGCACGCGGCCCGGCTGCTGGCCGGCACCCTGACCGGACGGCTGCCCAACGCGACCGCCGCCATCGCCCTCGTGCTGTTCGTCCGCGCCCAGGGCGGCGGCTACGGCCTGGCCGGCGCCCTGGCGGCCGTGTACGGCGTCGCCAACGCCGTGGGGCAGCCGCTGCTCGGCCGCCTCGTCGACCTGCGCGGCCAGCCGCGCGTCCAGCTCCCCGCCGCGCTCGCCTCCGCCCTCGCCATGACCGTCCTGGCGCTCTCCGGCACCGAACCGCTGCCGCTCGCCTACGCCGCCGTCGCGGCCGCCGGACTGTTCACCCCGCCCCTGGAGGGCGGCCTGCGCGCCCTGTGGCCCTCCGTCCTGCGCCGCGAGGAGCAGGTCCCCACGGCGTACGCCATGGACGCCGTCGCCCAGGAGGTCATGTTCACCGTCGGACCGCTCCTGGTGACCCTGTGCGTGTCGCTGTGGTCGGAGCGGGCCGCGCTGCTCGTGCTCAACGCGGTGGGCGTGCTGGGCGCCCTCTGGGTGGTCGCCTCGCCGCCCTCGCGCGCGTGGCGCTCGGCGCCCCGGGAGGCGCACTGGCTCGGCGCCCTGCGCTCACCCGGGCTGCTCGCCCTGCTCGGCGCCTTCCTGTTCGTCGGCGTCGCCCTCGGCTCCATCACGGTGGCCGCGGTGTCCTACGCCGACGACCACGGCGGCGACGCCGTCTACGGGTGGCTGATGGCCGCCCTGGGCCTCGGCGCCCTCATGGGCGGCGCGGTCTACGGGGCGCGGCGGTGGAGCGGGGCGCCGGAGCGGCGACTGCGGATCCTGGTGGCCCTGCTGGCGGTCTGTTACCTCCCCCTGATGCTGATGCCGGGCGCGCCGGGCATGGTCGCGCTCAGCGTGGTCTCCGGGGTGTTCCTGGCGCCGTGCATCGCCTGCGCGTTCGTCCTCGTCGACCGGCACGCGCCGGCCGGGACGGTCACCGAGGCGTTCTCCTGGCTCGTGACGACGTTCACCGTGGGCTCCTCCGTGGGTACCGGGCTCGCGGGACCCGTGGTCCAGTCGGGCGGCGCGGCGGCCGGTTTCGCGGTGCCGGGAGCGGCGGGAGCCGTCTCCCTGCTCGTGCTGCTCGCCACGACACGGGTCCTCGCAGCTCCCCCGCCGGGAGCGGTCGTTGCGTGTTCACCGGAAAATGATCCAAACCGTGCTGCCGAACCCCGTTTCAGTTCGGGTGATCGGGCGTAA
- the prcB gene encoding proteasome subunit beta, with protein MEANTRSTGRLPAAFLTPGSSSFMDFLSVHQPEMLPGNRQLPPTQGVLEAPHGTTIVAVTFPGGVVLAGDRRATMGNVIAQRDIEKVFPADEYSAVGIAGTAGLAVEMVKLFQLELEHFEKVEGAQLSLEGKANRLSTMIRSNLGMAMQGLAVVPLFAGYDVDRDKGRIFSYDVTGGRSEESGYAATGSGSVFARGAMKKLYREDLTEDQATTLVVQALYDAADDDSATGGPDVARRIYPIVTVITEDGFRRLTEEESSGIARSILQRRLEQPDGPRASLL; from the coding sequence GTGGAAGCCAACACTCGTAGCACCGGGCGTCTGCCGGCTGCCTTCCTGACGCCCGGGTCCTCGTCCTTCATGGACTTCCTCTCCGTACACCAGCCGGAGATGCTGCCCGGCAACCGGCAGTTGCCCCCGACCCAGGGAGTCCTCGAGGCCCCGCACGGCACGACGATCGTGGCTGTCACCTTCCCCGGCGGCGTGGTGCTCGCCGGTGACCGGCGGGCCACCATGGGCAACGTGATCGCGCAGCGGGACATCGAGAAGGTGTTCCCCGCGGACGAGTACTCGGCGGTGGGCATCGCCGGCACGGCGGGTCTCGCCGTGGAGATGGTGAAGCTGTTCCAGCTCGAACTCGAGCACTTCGAGAAGGTGGAGGGCGCCCAGCTTTCCCTGGAGGGCAAGGCCAACCGCCTGTCCACGATGATCCGGTCCAATCTCGGCATGGCGATGCAGGGCCTGGCCGTGGTCCCGCTCTTCGCGGGCTACGACGTGGACCGCGACAAGGGCCGGATCTTCTCCTACGACGTCACGGGCGGCCGCTCCGAGGAGAGCGGCTACGCGGCCACGGGCTCCGGCTCGGTCTTCGCCCGCGGCGCCATGAAGAAGCTCTACCGCGAGGACCTGACCGAGGACCAGGCCACGACGCTCGTGGTCCAGGCCCTGTACGACGCGGCGGACGACGACTCGGCGACCGGCGGTCCCGATGTCGCACGCCGGATCTATCCGATCGTCACCGTGATCACCGAGGACGGCTTCCGCCGGCTGACGGAGGAGGAGTCCTCCGGGATCGCCCGCTCGATCCTCCAGCGGCGGCTGGAGCAGCCCGACGGCCCGCGGGCCTCGCTGCTCTGA
- the pafA gene encoding Pup--protein ligase, whose product MDRRIFGLENEYGVTCTFRGQRRLSPDEVARYLFRRVVSWGRSSNVFLRNGARLYLDVGSHPEYATPECDNVTELVTHDKAGERILEGLLVDAERRLHEEGIAGDVYLFKNNTDSAGNSYGCHENYLVARHGEFSRLADILIPFLVTRQLLCGAGKVLQTPRGAVYCVSQRAEHIWEGVSSATTRSRPIINTRDEPHADAERYRRLHVIVGDSNMSETTMLLKVGATDLVLRMIEAGTVMRDLTLENPIRAIREVSHDITGRRKVRLASGREASALEVQREYYEKALDFCERRGIRTGTVEQVLELWGRTLDAIESEDLDRIGTEIDWVMKYKLIERYRAKHNMTMSHPRVAQIDLAYHDIHRRRGLYYLLEKKGQATRIANDLKIFEGKSVPPQTTRARLRGDFIRRAQEQRRDFTVDWVHLKLNDQAQRTVLCKDPFRSVDDRVEKLIAGM is encoded by the coding sequence ATGGACCGCCGCATTTTCGGGCTGGAGAACGAGTACGGCGTCACGTGCACGTTCAGGGGACAGCGCCGTCTGTCGCCTGACGAGGTGGCGCGGTACCTCTTCCGCCGTGTCGTGTCATGGGGCCGCAGCAGCAATGTGTTTCTGCGGAACGGAGCCCGTCTGTATCTGGACGTCGGTTCCCACCCGGAATACGCGACACCCGAATGTGACAACGTGACCGAACTGGTCACTCACGACAAGGCCGGCGAGCGCATTCTCGAAGGGCTGCTGGTCGACGCCGAACGCCGCCTGCACGAGGAGGGAATCGCGGGCGACGTCTACCTCTTCAAGAACAACACCGACTCCGCCGGAAACTCCTACGGCTGCCACGAGAACTACCTGGTGGCCCGGCACGGGGAGTTCTCGCGGCTCGCGGACATCCTCATTCCGTTCCTCGTCACACGGCAGCTGCTGTGCGGCGCCGGCAAGGTGCTGCAGACCCCCAGGGGCGCGGTGTACTGCGTCAGCCAGCGTGCCGAGCACATCTGGGAGGGCGTCTCCTCGGCGACGACGCGGTCCCGGCCCATCATCAACACGCGTGACGAACCGCACGCGGACGCCGAGCGCTACCGCCGGCTGCACGTCATCGTGGGCGACTCGAACATGTCCGAGACGACGATGCTGCTCAAGGTCGGCGCCACCGACCTCGTCCTGCGCATGATCGAGGCGGGCACGGTGATGCGCGACCTCACCCTGGAGAACCCCATCCGGGCGATCCGCGAGGTCAGCCACGACATCACCGGCCGCCGCAAGGTGCGCCTGGCCAGCGGCCGCGAGGCCTCCGCCCTGGAGGTGCAGCGCGAGTACTACGAGAAGGCGCTCGACTTCTGCGAGCGCCGCGGCATCCGCACCGGCACCGTCGAACAGGTGCTGGAACTGTGGGGCCGCACCCTGGACGCCATCGAGTCCGAGGACCTGGACCGCATCGGCACCGAGATCGACTGGGTCATGAAGTACAAGCTCATCGAGCGGTACCGGGCCAAGCACAACATGACGATGTCGCACCCGCGGGTCGCCCAGATAGACCTCGCCTACCACGACATCCACCGCCGTCGTGGCCTGTACTACCTGCTGGAGAAGAAGGGTCAGGCCACCCGGATCGCCAACGACTTGAAGATCTTCGAAGGCAAGTCGGTTCCCCCGCAGACCACTCGGGCCCGACTGCGCGGCGACTTCATCCGGCGGGCCCAGGAACAGCGCCGCGACTTCACCGTCGACTGGGTGCACCTCAAGCTCAACGACCAGGCACAGCGCACGGTGTTGTGCAAGGACCCGTTCCGTTCGGTGGACGACCGGGTGGAGAAACTGATCGCCGGCATGTGA
- the prcA gene encoding proteasome subunit alpha — MSTPFYVSPQQAMADRAEYARKGIARGRSLVVLQYADGIVFVGENPSRALHKFSEIYDRIGFAAAGKYNEYENLRIGGVRYADLRGYTYDRTDVTARGLANVYAQTLGTIFSSAAEKPYEVELVVAEVGETPEGDQIYRLPHDGSIVDEHGSVAVGGNAEQISSFLDQRHRDGMTLAEALKLAVQALSRDTNGSEREIPAERLEVAVLDRTRPQQRKFKRIVGNRLARLLAGDAGPAGSADADDDDAAGGIEKTDPEAD; from the coding sequence GTGTCGACGCCGTTCTATGTTTCTCCTCAGCAGGCGATGGCGGACCGCGCGGAGTACGCCCGCAAGGGCATCGCCCGCGGCCGCAGCCTGGTGGTGCTGCAGTACGCCGACGGCATCGTCTTCGTCGGTGAGAACCCGTCCCGCGCGCTGCACAAGTTCAGCGAGATCTACGACCGGATCGGCTTCGCCGCGGCCGGCAAGTACAACGAGTACGAGAACCTGCGGATCGGCGGCGTGCGCTACGCCGACCTGCGGGGCTACACCTACGACCGCACCGACGTGACCGCCCGCGGCCTGGCGAACGTCTACGCGCAGACGCTCGGCACGATCTTCTCCAGCGCGGCCGAGAAGCCCTACGAGGTGGAGCTGGTCGTCGCCGAGGTGGGGGAGACCCCCGAGGGCGACCAGATCTACCGGCTGCCGCACGACGGCTCGATCGTGGACGAGCACGGCTCGGTCGCGGTCGGCGGCAACGCGGAGCAGATCAGCTCCTTCCTGGACCAGCGGCACCGCGACGGCATGACGCTGGCGGAGGCGCTCAAGCTGGCCGTGCAGGCGCTGTCGCGGGACACCAACGGCAGCGAGCGGGAGATCCCCGCCGAGCGCCTGGAGGTGGCCGTCCTGGACCGTACGCGGCCGCAGCAGCGCAAGTTCAAGCGGATCGTCGGCAACCGCCTGGCGCGGCTGCTGGCGGGCGACGCCGGGCCGGCCGGAAGCGCCGACGCCGACGACGACGATGCCGCGGGCGGCATCGAGAAGACCGACCCCGAGGCGGACTGA
- a CDS encoding ubiquitin-like protein Pup — translation MATKDTGGGQQKATRSTEEVEEQAQDAQGSEDLKERHEKLSDDVDDVLDEIDDVLESNAEDFVRSFVQKGGE, via the coding sequence ATGGCGACCAAGGACACCGGCGGCGGCCAGCAGAAGGCGACGCGCTCCACGGAGGAGGTCGAGGAGCAGGCGCAGGACGCGCAGGGCTCGGAGGACCTCAAGGAGCGCCACGAGAAGCTGAGCGACGACGTGGACGACGTCCTGGACGAGATCGACGACGTCCTGGAGTCCAACGCCGAGGACTTCGTGCGGTCCTTCGTGCAAAAGGGCGGCGAGTAG